Proteins encoded together in one Psychrobacter sanguinis window:
- the glmU gene encoding bifunctional UDP-N-acetylglucosamine diphosphorylase/glucosamine-1-phosphate N-acetyltransferase GlmU encodes MTTTLTTIILAAGKGTRMQSTKPKVLQTLADKPLLAHVLDTCQSVNVDKTIVVYGFGGDQVQQAMTDYELTWVEQAEQLGTGHAVKVTLPELPTEGKSLILYGDVPLVSAKTLTRLKQANVEGMSMLTLTVDNPFGLGRIKRDDNGNITAIVEQKDASEEEQAICEINSGIYCVDNALLHKYLPNLSNDNAQQEYYLTDIVKMAVADGIAIAAIEPDYEFEIEGVNNRQQLASLERSWQAKLVEDLQVQGVQFADPNRVDIRGEVTVGQDVFIDINVVLKGKVNLGSNVTIEAGCIIKDTRIGNNVHVKPYCVFDEAEVGDEASIGPFAHLRPKTVLANKTRLGNFVEIKKSYIGEGSKVNHLSYVGDAQIGAGVNFGAGAITCNYDGINKHETVVGDNAFIGTNASLVAPVTIGHTATIGAGSVITKNVEDKALALGRGRQVQKDNYQRPEKKK; translated from the coding sequence ATGACTACCACACTCACGACGATTATTCTTGCAGCGGGTAAAGGCACACGTATGCAATCTACAAAGCCTAAAGTTTTGCAAACACTGGCGGACAAACCGTTATTGGCTCATGTCTTAGATACATGCCAGAGTGTGAATGTCGACAAGACCATTGTGGTCTATGGATTTGGTGGTGATCAAGTCCAACAAGCTATGACAGACTATGAACTGACTTGGGTTGAGCAGGCTGAGCAGTTAGGTACAGGGCATGCGGTAAAAGTAACCTTGCCAGAGCTACCTACTGAGGGTAAAAGCTTAATTTTATACGGTGACGTGCCTCTAGTAAGCGCTAAAACTCTAACCCGCCTAAAACAAGCGAATGTCGAAGGTATGTCTATGCTGACACTGACAGTAGACAATCCTTTTGGTTTAGGTCGTATCAAGCGTGACGACAATGGAAATATTACGGCTATTGTTGAACAAAAAGATGCCAGTGAAGAAGAGCAGGCTATCTGTGAGATTAACAGTGGTATCTATTGTGTCGATAATGCGCTATTGCATAAATACTTGCCCAACTTGTCAAATGACAATGCTCAGCAAGAGTATTATTTGACAGACATCGTGAAGATGGCAGTGGCTGATGGTATTGCAATTGCTGCCATTGAGCCTGATTATGAGTTTGAGATTGAAGGGGTGAATAACCGTCAGCAGTTGGCCAGTTTAGAGCGCAGCTGGCAAGCTAAATTAGTTGAAGATTTACAGGTTCAAGGGGTACAGTTTGCGGATCCAAATCGCGTTGATATTCGCGGAGAAGTGACTGTGGGTCAAGACGTGTTTATTGATATTAACGTGGTTCTAAAAGGCAAAGTAAATTTAGGCAGTAATGTCACTATTGAAGCTGGCTGTATCATTAAAGATACCCGCATCGGTAATAATGTCCACGTTAAACCTTACTGTGTGTTTGATGAAGCAGAAGTGGGAGATGAGGCAAGCATTGGTCCGTTTGCTCATCTACGCCCAAAAACAGTCTTAGCCAATAAAACACGTCTAGGCAACTTTGTAGAAATCAAAAAATCTTATATTGGTGAGGGCAGTAAGGTCAATCATCTGAGTTATGTCGGTGATGCTCAGATTGGTGCTGGAGTAAATTTTGGTGCCGGTGCCATTACCTGCAATTACGATGGAATTAATAAGCATGAAACAGTGGTAGGAGATAATGCCTTTATCGGTACCAATGCCAGCCTAGTAGCGCCGGTTACTATCGGCCATACCGCAACTATTGGGGCAGGCTCCGTTATTACCAAAAATGTAGAAGACAAGGCGTTGGCCCTTGGCCGTGGTCGTCAGGTTCAAAAAGATAATTACCAACGCCCTGAAAAAAAGAAATAA
- the glmS gene encoding glutamine--fructose-6-phosphate transaminase (isomerizing): MCGIVGAVAERNISNVLLEGLKRLEYRGYDSAGLTVIRDGEMHRERQVGKVQALVDAVQKDADNFKGNLGIAHTRWATHGEPAQHNAHPHVSGKVAVVHNGIVENYGPLKEALIEKGYNFTSETDTEVVAHLVAEAYKETNNLLKAVEKIVPLLHGAFALGVIHVDNPEELITVRLGSPLVIGVGIGENFIASDQLALLPVTNRFMYLEEGDIAVIKRDSIEVFADGKPVVRNITELDAKHHNADKGEFKHYMLKEIYEQPDAVARTIDMGADEKDLREDFLQRHEAALSKVRNIQVLACGTSYHAGMVAKYWFENLTRLPCAVEVASEFRYRNPVVVDDTLIICLSQSGETADTLSALRETQRKAESGEIKGLTTLSVCNVATSSLVRETDIFIPTLAGVEIGVASTKAFTTQLAALMLLVLKIGKVQQRIDADQLSEIVTEMHNLKGLLERSLLLDQPIEKMSQKFEDKQSTLFLGRGVQFPLALEGALKLKEISYIHAEGYAAGELKHGPLALVDKDMPIVVLAPKDSMLDKLKANMQEVHARHGELFVFASESSQLVSDERLHVINVPDVNEHLAPIVYSIPVQFLSYHVAVMRGTDVDQPRNLAKSVTVE, from the coding sequence ATGTGTGGAATAGTAGGCGCCGTAGCCGAACGTAATATATCAAATGTGTTGTTAGAAGGCTTAAAGCGTTTAGAGTACAGAGGCTATGACTCAGCAGGTCTAACCGTCATTCGTGATGGTGAAATGCACCGAGAGCGTCAAGTGGGAAAAGTCCAAGCACTGGTTGATGCAGTACAAAAAGACGCTGATAATTTTAAAGGCAACTTAGGTATTGCGCACACTCGTTGGGCCACTCATGGCGAACCAGCACAGCACAATGCTCATCCGCATGTTTCTGGTAAAGTAGCTGTGGTCCATAATGGTATTGTTGAAAACTATGGCCCATTAAAAGAAGCATTAATAGAGAAGGGTTATAACTTTACTTCTGAAACCGATACTGAGGTTGTGGCTCACTTGGTGGCAGAGGCGTACAAAGAGACCAATAACTTACTAAAAGCGGTTGAGAAAATTGTCCCTTTATTACATGGTGCGTTTGCTTTGGGCGTGATTCATGTCGATAATCCAGAAGAGCTAATCACTGTGCGTCTTGGCTCTCCTTTGGTCATTGGTGTGGGCATTGGTGAGAACTTTATTGCCTCGGATCAGTTGGCCTTATTACCAGTTACCAATCGCTTTATGTATTTAGAAGAAGGTGATATTGCAGTTATTAAGCGTGATAGCATTGAAGTATTTGCCGACGGTAAACCAGTGGTACGTAATATCACAGAATTAGATGCCAAGCATCATAATGCCGATAAAGGTGAATTTAAGCACTATATGCTTAAAGAAATCTATGAGCAGCCAGATGCAGTGGCACGTACTATTGATATGGGTGCCGATGAAAAAGATCTAAGAGAAGATTTTTTACAGCGTCATGAAGCCGCTTTATCAAAAGTTCGTAATATTCAAGTATTGGCCTGTGGTACCAGTTATCACGCTGGTATGGTAGCCAAATATTGGTTCGAGAACTTAACTCGCCTACCTTGCGCAGTCGAAGTAGCAAGTGAGTTCCGTTATCGCAATCCTGTTGTGGTAGACGATACATTGATTATTTGCTTGTCACAATCGGGCGAGACAGCAGATACTTTATCTGCGTTACGCGAAACTCAGCGTAAGGCTGAATCGGGTGAGATTAAAGGGCTAACCACTTTAAGTGTTTGTAACGTGGCGACCTCATCTTTGGTGCGTGAGACTGATATTTTCATTCCAACACTTGCGGGTGTGGAAATTGGTGTGGCGTCAACAAAGGCCTTTACCACTCAATTGGCTGCATTAATGCTATTGGTATTAAAAATAGGCAAAGTACAGCAACGTATTGATGCCGATCAGCTGTCGGAAATTGTGACCGAGATGCACAACCTAAAAGGCTTATTAGAGCGCAGCTTACTGCTAGATCAGCCTATTGAGAAAATGAGTCAGAAGTTTGAAGACAAGCAAAGTACCCTATTCTTAGGACGCGGTGTTCAGTTCCCATTAGCTTTAGAGGGTGCCTTAAAGCTAAAAGAGATATCATATATCCATGCTGAAGGGTATGCTGCAGGTGAGCTAAAACATGGCCCGTTGGCTTTGGTAGATAAAGACATGCCAATTGTGGTGTTGGCCCCTAAAGACAGTATGCTAGATAAACTTAAGGCCAATATGCAAGAAGTCCATGCCCGTCATGGTGAACTATTTGTGTTTGCTAGTGAATCTAGTCAATTAGTTAGTGATGAGCGTCTTCATGTTATTAACGTGCCAGATGTAAATGAGCATCTGGCGCCTATTGTTTACAGTATTCCAGTTCAGTTCCTGTCATATCATGTGGCAGTTATGCGCGGTACCGATGTGGACCAACCACGTAACTTAGCTAAGAGCGTTACAGTGGAATAG
- a CDS encoding sulfite exporter TauE/SafE family protein — protein MELIIFLIIGALAGFAAGLFGVGGGTIIVPLLFIVFTQMGYDPNTIMHLALGTSLATIIVTSISSLMAHNKKGSVMWPVFKNLAPGMALGCFFGAGLAGQISGLHLQIIVGIFLLWVAYRMFFGNKKPATSATNTSNASVALPSTPKQLAAGGVIGIASAIFGIGGGSLTVPYLTRYGVVMQKAVGTSAACGLPIAVAGALGFMLFGMQQKVDVPNTIGFVHIYAFLGISVMSFFTAKLGAKVAHILSPAMLKKCFAILLTVVGCYFLYKGLR, from the coding sequence GTGGAACTAATTATCTTTTTAATAATAGGGGCTCTAGCAGGATTTGCTGCAGGGCTCTTTGGTGTGGGCGGTGGTACCATCATTGTTCCGCTACTGTTTATTGTGTTTACTCAAATGGGCTATGACCCAAATACCATTATGCATTTGGCATTAGGTACCTCACTGGCGACCATTATTGTCACCTCGATAAGCTCGCTTATGGCGCATAATAAGAAGGGCTCTGTAATGTGGCCGGTGTTCAAGAACCTAGCCCCTGGGATGGCATTGGGCTGTTTCTTTGGGGCCGGCTTGGCCGGTCAAATATCGGGGCTACATCTACAGATTATTGTCGGTATATTCTTGCTGTGGGTAGCCTATAGGATGTTTTTCGGCAATAAAAAGCCGGCGACCAGTGCGACCAACACTAGCAATGCCTCTGTCGCACTGCCTTCAACGCCTAAGCAGTTGGCAGCAGGAGGCGTGATTGGTATTGCCTCGGCTATTTTCGGTATCGGCGGTGGCAGCTTGACTGTGCCTTATTTGACCCGTTATGGCGTAGTGATGCAAAAAGCGGTGGGCACTTCTGCGGCATGTGGTCTGCCCATTGCCGTTGCTGGCGCGTTGGGCTTTATGCTATTTGGTATGCAACAAAAGGTTGATGTACCCAATACCATTGGATTCGTACACATCTATGCCTTTTTGGGTATCAGTGTGATGAGCTTTTTTACTGCCAAACTGGGCGCAAAAGTGGCACACATTCTATCGCCTGCCATGCTAAAGAAATGCTTTGCCATACTACTTACGGTTGTGGGCTGTTACTTTCTCTATAAAGGATTGCGTTAG